DNA sequence from the Actinacidiphila yeochonensis CN732 genome:
TCTGCGTTTCCGACTCTATCAGACGCTTTCCGGCGCCTGACCCCCGGTCAGCGGGGTCTGTCTTTTTGCTGCTCTTTGTTGCGTCTCCGACTCTACCAGGCTCTTTCGAGTCCCATTTACCGTCCACCGTTTCGGGGACACGCATATTCCAACTGAGATTTCTCTCGGCCGGAGCGGGGGTGTCTTCGACAGGTGAAGCAGCGATGTTCGGAGGTCGTCCGCCCGTACCCTCCGGGCCGCGACAACCGTTCAAACCTACAGCGCCGCTAGGGGAGCGTCAAATCAGGTGAAGCTGGACGGTGGCGTGTCGAGCTCCTCCAGCTCCACGCCGGGTGCCGCGAGCACGACGTCGCCGGCGATGTGCACGTCGTGCCGGTCGCCGGTGGCGAGGTCGTCGACACGGTAGTTGTCCACAGCCAGGACTCCGCTGTCGGTGGTGTGTGCTGTCCTGTCCAGGAGCGACCACGCCTGGTCGACGGTGAGCGGAGCGAGGACGGGGGCCTGGAATGAGACGAGACGTACGCGCGTGGCCGGGCCGCCGGGTCCGAGGCGGAGCAGCCGGGCCGTGGCGATCCAGAAGGCGGGCGATACGCCGGTGAAGGCGTGGGCCGGCGCGTTGCCCTCCTGGGCGTGCTCGCCGGTGGGGTCCGTGCGGACCCAGGTCACCCCGTCGACGGCCGCGGCTCGTACCTGCCAGCTGCCGGAGAGGAGTTCGAGGCGGATCGGACGGCCGAGGTCGTCGATGGTGAGGTCGATGGAGCCCGTGTGGTCTCCCGCGGGCGCGGTCGTCTGTGCCGTGTAGCGCCATCCGGAGGGGCCGGTGGCGCAGTGGAAGTGCTCTTCCCCGAGGGGGGTGTGGTCGTGGGTGTCGTGGAACGAGTAGCGGCCGCGGGGCATGGTGGGGTCTCGGTGTCTGACGAGGCCCCCGCCTCGCGGGCGAGACGGGGGCCTTGGTCCGGTGGTCGGTCGGGTTGCGCCGGGCAGGACGCGCCGTAGACGGGCGGTCCGCTCGGCGTCGGCCTCAGTAGCGGTAGTGGTCGGCCTTGTACGGGCCGTCGACCTTGACGCCGATGTAGGCGGCCTGCTCCGGGCGGAGCGTGGTGAGCTTGACGCCGAGGGCGTCCAGGTGGAGCCGCGCGACCTTCTCGTCCAGGTGCTTGGGGAGCACGTAGACGCCGATCGGGTACTCCTCGGGCTTGGTGAAGAGCTCGATCTGGGCCAGGGTCTGGTCCGCGAAGGAGTTCGACATCACGAAGGACGGGTGGCCGGTGGCGTTGCCCAGGTTGAGCAGGCGGCCCTCGGACAGCACGATGATCGTCTTGCCGTCGGGGAAGGTCCAGGTGTGGACCTGCGGCTTGACCTCGTCCTTGACGATGCCCGGGATCTTGGCGAGGCCGGCCATGTCGATCTCGTTGTCGAAGTGGCCGATGTTGCCGACGATCGCCTGGTGCTTCATCCGCGTCATGTCGGCGGCCATGATGATGTCGCGGTTGCCGGTGGTGGTGACGAAGATGTCGGCGATCTCGACGACGTCGTCCAGGGTGCTCACCTGGTAGCCGTCCATCGCCGCCTGGAGGGCGCAGATGGGGTCGATCTCGGTGATGATCACCCGGGCGCCCTGGCCGCGCAGGGACTCCGCGCAGCCCTTGCCGACGTCGCCGTATCCGCAGACCACGGCGACCTTGCCGCCGATCAGGACGTCGGTGGCGCGGTTGATGCCGTCGACGAGGGAGTGGCGGCAGCCGTACTTGTTGTCGAACTTCGACTTGGTGACGGCGTCGTTGACGTTGATCGCCGGGAAGAGCAGCGTTCCTTCCTGCTGCATCTCGTACAGGCGGTGCACGCCGGTGGTGGTCTCCTCGGTGACGCCGCGGATCTCGGACGCCAGCTGCGTCCACTTCTGCGGGGTCTCGGAGAGCGTGCGGCGCAGCAGCGAGAGGATGTAGCCGTACTCCTCGCTGTCGGCGTCCGTCGTGTCCGGAACGGCTCCGGCCTTCTCGAACTCGACGCCCTTGTGGACCAGGAGCGTGGCGTCGCCGCCGTCGTCCAGGATCATGTTGGGGCCGCCGGTGGGCGAGTCGCTCCAGGTCAGGGCCTGCTCGGTGCACCACCAGTACTCTTCGAGCGTCTCGCCCTTCCAGGCGAAGACGGGAACGCCCTGGGGGCTGTCCGGGGTGCCGTCGGGGCCCACGGCGATGGCGGCCGCGGCGTGGTCCTGGGTGGAGAAGATGTTGCAGGAGGCCCAGCGGACCCGGGCGCCGAGGGCGGTGAGGGTCTCGATGAGGACGGCGGTCTGCACGGTCATGTGCAGCGAGCCGGTGATGCGGGCGCCGGCCAGCGGCTGGGCGGGGCCGTACTCCTTGCGCAGGGACATCAGGCCGGGCATCTCGTGCTCGGCGAGAGTGATCTCCTTGCGGCCGAAGGCGGCGAGGGAGAGGTCCGCGACCTTGAAGTCCGTTGCGGTGGTCGTCATGCGTGCTGCTCCTCGTGGTCGAGGTGGACAGGGCGGTGCGCGCCGCGCGGCGGGCCGGGTGGCGCCCGGTTCGGGCACACCCGTCCTCTGCGGCAGCGCAATCCGTCGGAGGCCCTCTCTCCCTCGGCCGGTCACCTTGGCGGGACCGCCCGACCGCCATCAGCAGCGACGTCTGGCTGCCCCCGAATCTACACCGCATGCGTGACCGCGCGCAGGGGGCCGCGGTCAGCGCCCGCCGGGGTTCTGGTCCGGATCGGGCCCCGCCGCCGCGGCGGCGTCGCTGTAGATGTCCGGTTCGAGGTAGATCACCCGGGCGATGGGGACGGCGGCGCGGATGCGCTCCTCTGCGGCGTCGATGGCGCGGGCGACCTCGGTCGCGGTGTCGTCGTGGCTGACCGCGATCTTGGCAGCGACGAGGAGTTCCTCGGGGCCCAGGTGGAGGGTGCGCATGTGGATGACGCCGGTGACGGTGGCTCCGTCGACCGCGGCGGCGCGGATGCGGGCCACGGACTCGGGGGCCGCGCCCTCACCGATGAGGAGCGACTTGGTCTCGGCGGCCAGGACGAGAGCGATGCAGATGAGCAGGGCACCGATGCACAGGGTGCCGACGCCGTCCCAGACGCCGCTGCCGGTGGCGAGGGCGGTGCCCACGCCGGCCAGGGCGAGCACCAGGCCGATCAGCGCGCCGAAGTCCTCCATCAGCACGATGGGGAGTTCGGGAGCCTTGGCCCGGCGGATGAACTGGACCCAGCTGAGGTCGCCGCGGGTGTGGTTGGACTCCTTCATGGCGGTGCGGAAGGAGAAGCCCTCGGCGATGATCGCGAAGACGAGGACCCCGACCGGCCAGTACCAGTCGTGGATGGCGTGCGGGTGGCGGACCTTCTCGTAGCCCTCGTACAGCGCGAACATGCCGCCGACGGAGAACAGGACGATGGAGACGAGGAAGCCGTAGACGTAGCGCTCCCGGCCGTAGCCGAAGGGGTGCTCGTCGTTGGCCGCGCGCTTGGCGCGGTTGCCGCCGATGAGGAGGAGGAACTGGTTGCCGGAGTCGGCCAGGGAGTGCACGCCCTCGGCGAGCATCGAGGAGGAGCCGCTGAAGGCGAAGGCCACGAACTTCGCCACGGCGATGGCGAGGTTGGAGCCGAGTGCCGCCATGACCGCCTTGGTTCCGCCTGACGCGCTCATGCTGGGTGGAGATCCCTTCGGTCGGCTCGGCGGCCGGGGCAAGGGCGCCCCGGCCGGTTCCGGCGATGCGGTCGGCCATTCTTGCAGTCGGCCGCGGCGGACTGCGGTCAGGCGGTGACGGTGGCCCGGAAGACGGTGCCGTCGCCGGTGAGTTCGACCTTCTCGGAGGCGGGGACGAAGGCGGACTCCCCCTGGCTGAGGGTGAGGCCGCCGGCCGGGTCGCCCTGGTGCCGCAGGTGGACCTCGCCGCCGGTGCACAGCAGGATCTGGGGGGTGCCCGCGGCGAGCGCGCGGGGGTCGGCGCCGGGGGCGAGCACGTAGCGGGAGAGCCGGAACTCGTCGATGGGCGCCGGGTAGAGCTCCTCGCCGTCGGGGGCTGCCTCGGGGCGCAGCACGCCGGGGTCGCCGGACTCGAAGCGGACGACGCGCTGGAGTTCGGGGACGTCGATGTGCTTCGGGGTCAGGCCGCAGCGCAGGACGTTGTCGGAGTTGGCCATGATCTCGACGCCGAGGCCGTCGAGGTAGGCGTGCGGGACTCCGGCTCCGAGGTAGAGGGCCTCACCCGGCTGGAGCTGGACGTGGTTGAGGAGCATCGCGGCCAGGATGCCGCGGTCGCCGGGGAAGCTGTGGGCCGCCTGGGCGCAGCCGGCGTAGGCGGCGGCGTACGGTCCGGGCTGTTCCGCCAGCCGGGCGGCGGCCTCGGTGGCGGCACGGACGGCGTCGGCGGACTCCTCGGGGTCGGCGCCCAGGATGGCGGCCAGCACCTCGCGCAGGGCCTGGTCCTCGGGCTTGGCGCGGAGGATGTCGACGTAGGGGGTGAGACCGGGGACACCGAGGGCTTCGATGAGGTCGGCGGCCTCCTCGGGGCGGCGGAAGCCGCACAGTCCCTCGAAGGGGGACAGCGCGACGATCATCTCCGGCTTGTGGTTGGCGTCCTTGTAGTTGCGCTCGGGCGCGTCGATGGGGACGCCTCGCGCCTCCTCCTCGGCGAACCCGGCGCGGGCCTGGTCGAGGTCGGGGTGGACCTGGAGGGAGAGCGGGGCGCCCGCCGCCAGCACCTTCAGCAGGAAGGGCAGGCGGGGGCCGAAGCGCTTGACGGCGGCGTCGCCCAGTTCGGCGGCCGGATCGGCGTCGATGACGGTGTTGAGCGCTATCGGGCCGTTGCCGCGGTCGACCAGGGAGGGCGCGCCCGGGTGGGCGCCCATCCACATCTCGGCCTGGGGCTCGCCGGTGGGTTCGACGCCCAGGAGCTCGGGGATGGCGGTGACGGAACCCCACGCGTAGGGGCGGATGGT
Encoded proteins:
- the manA gene encoding mannose-6-phosphate isomerase, class I, which codes for MNRLTNTIRPYAWGSVTAIPELLGVEPTGEPQAEMWMGAHPGAPSLVDRGNGPIALNTVIDADPAAELGDAAVKRFGPRLPFLLKVLAAGAPLSLQVHPDLDQARAGFAEEEARGVPIDAPERNYKDANHKPEMIVALSPFEGLCGFRRPEEAADLIEALGVPGLTPYVDILRAKPEDQALREVLAAILGADPEESADAVRAATEAAARLAEQPGPYAAAYAGCAQAAHSFPGDRGILAAMLLNHVQLQPGEALYLGAGVPHAYLDGLGVEIMANSDNVLRCGLTPKHIDVPELQRVVRFESGDPGVLRPEAAPDGEELYPAPIDEFRLSRYVLAPGADPRALAAGTPQILLCTGGEVHLRHQGDPAGGLTLSQGESAFVPASEKVELTGDGTVFRATVTA
- a CDS encoding cation diffusion facilitator family transporter, producing MSASGGTKAVMAALGSNLAIAVAKFVAFAFSGSSSMLAEGVHSLADSGNQFLLLIGGNRAKRAANDEHPFGYGRERYVYGFLVSIVLFSVGGMFALYEGYEKVRHPHAIHDWYWPVGVLVFAIIAEGFSFRTAMKESNHTRGDLSWVQFIRRAKAPELPIVLMEDFGALIGLVLALAGVGTALATGSGVWDGVGTLCIGALLICIALVLAAETKSLLIGEGAAPESVARIRAAAVDGATVTGVIHMRTLHLGPEELLVAAKIAVSHDDTATEVARAIDAAEERIRAAVPIARVIYLEPDIYSDAAAAAGPDPDQNPGGR
- the ahcY gene encoding adenosylhomocysteinase, which codes for MTTTATDFKVADLSLAAFGRKEITLAEHEMPGLMSLRKEYGPAQPLAGARITGSLHMTVQTAVLIETLTALGARVRWASCNIFSTQDHAAAAIAVGPDGTPDSPQGVPVFAWKGETLEEYWWCTEQALTWSDSPTGGPNMILDDGGDATLLVHKGVEFEKAGAVPDTTDADSEEYGYILSLLRRTLSETPQKWTQLASEIRGVTEETTTGVHRLYEMQQEGTLLFPAINVNDAVTKSKFDNKYGCRHSLVDGINRATDVLIGGKVAVVCGYGDVGKGCAESLRGQGARVIITEIDPICALQAAMDGYQVSTLDDVVEIADIFVTTTGNRDIIMAADMTRMKHQAIVGNIGHFDNEIDMAGLAKIPGIVKDEVKPQVHTWTFPDGKTIIVLSEGRLLNLGNATGHPSFVMSNSFADQTLAQIELFTKPEEYPIGVYVLPKHLDEKVARLHLDALGVKLTTLRPEQAAYIGVKVDGPYKADHYRY